The proteins below come from a single Saccharopolyspora sp. SCSIO 74807 genomic window:
- a CDS encoding chitinase, with translation MRNRPIHWAALLAGVLALPFTAAPATAAPATAAPATAAPATAAPAAPGDLRTAPYYMPLDSDPQDIGEAMRASGQKDFVFAFVLAPGAGSCTPTWDGKPGQEVAADTAVKAKVDAVRQTGGDVSVSFGGYNGIELGAACPDAAALADAYQQVIDKYGLTHIDLDIEGDDLGDVPGETKRFAAVKTLKQRNPDLHVTLTLPMTSVGLNEAGKAEIQRAKDMGAEIDLFKIMDFDYGGPGNDMANSAISVAEAFHRQLRELHPEFDDAAAYARTGVILMNGHTDQPSELFTQDTFRALVDYAEQHRIGRLSYWSMNRDRVCTEPVGWADGKCSSVEQQPYEFTKIVSRYQ, from the coding sequence GTGAGGAACAGACCGATCCACTGGGCGGCGCTGCTGGCAGGCGTGCTCGCACTGCCGTTCACCGCAGCGCCCGCCACCGCAGCGCCCGCCACCGCAGCGCCCGCCACGGCAGCACCGGCCACGGCAGCGCCCGCCGCACCGGGCGACCTGCGCACCGCGCCGTACTACATGCCGCTGGACAGCGACCCGCAGGACATCGGCGAAGCGATGCGGGCCAGCGGGCAGAAGGACTTCGTCTTCGCCTTCGTCCTCGCACCCGGCGCAGGCAGCTGCACCCCCACCTGGGACGGCAAGCCCGGCCAGGAGGTCGCCGCGGACACCGCGGTCAAGGCGAAGGTCGACGCGGTGCGCCAGACGGGCGGCGACGTGTCGGTGTCGTTCGGCGGCTACAACGGCATCGAGCTCGGTGCCGCCTGCCCGGACGCGGCGGCGCTGGCCGACGCCTACCAGCAGGTGATCGACAAGTACGGGCTGACGCACATCGACCTGGACATCGAAGGCGACGACCTCGGCGACGTGCCCGGGGAGACCAAGCGCTTCGCGGCCGTCAAGACCCTCAAGCAGCGCAATCCCGACCTGCACGTGACGCTGACGCTGCCGATGACCAGCGTCGGGCTCAACGAGGCGGGCAAGGCGGAGATCCAGCGGGCCAAGGACATGGGCGCCGAGATCGACCTGTTCAAGATCATGGACTTCGACTACGGCGGTCCGGGCAACGACATGGCCAACAGCGCGATCTCGGTGGCCGAAGCCTTCCACCGCCAGCTGCGCGAACTGCACCCCGAGTTCGACGACGCGGCCGCCTACGCGCGCACCGGCGTGATCCTGATGAACGGCCACACCGACCAGCCCAGCGAGCTGTTCACCCAGGACACCTTCCGCGCGCTGGTGGATTACGCCGAGCAGCACCGGATCGGGCGGCTGTCGTACTGGTCGATGAACCGGGACCGGGTCTGCACCGAGCCCGTCGGCTGGGCGGACGGCAAGTGCAGCAGCGTCGAGCAGCAGCCCTACGAATTCACCAAGATCGTTTCTCGGTACCAGTGA
- a CDS encoding chitinase, translating to MKLFTKLFAVLAAGTLLPLTAGASAAAPEPAAPEPVALKTAPYVDVTQEKPTLPEIAEATGQKTFTLAFVLGSAAGCTPMWGGEKALDDPAVLGQIEQLRAQGGEVAVATGGAMGPYLESVCGTADELLGAYKQILDATGSNHLDVDVEANIPQDTVNEALAKLQAERGTEVSYTLRVQGDETGVDPYSLQVLQSAAAHGVDVTVNPMAMEFGSSKPWGDAVIAAAESTLKQMKGIWPDLSDADLKAKLGVTPMIGRNYNGNVFTQDNARQLVEWANTNKIGLLSFWSAGRDNGSCPGGGVSPTCSSIDQQPYEFTKILQDFTG from the coding sequence ATGAAACTGTTCACCAAGCTGTTCGCGGTGCTCGCCGCCGGGACGCTGCTCCCGCTGACCGCGGGCGCGAGCGCCGCCGCACCCGAACCCGCCGCACCCGAGCCCGTTGCGCTGAAAACCGCGCCGTACGTAGACGTCACGCAGGAAAAGCCCACCCTGCCCGAGATCGCCGAAGCCACCGGGCAGAAGACCTTCACGCTGGCGTTCGTGCTCGGCAGCGCCGCCGGATGCACCCCGATGTGGGGCGGTGAGAAGGCGCTGGACGATCCCGCCGTCCTCGGCCAGATCGAGCAGCTGCGGGCGCAAGGCGGCGAAGTCGCCGTCGCCACCGGTGGCGCGATGGGCCCGTACCTGGAGAGCGTCTGCGGCACCGCCGACGAACTGCTCGGCGCCTACAAGCAGATCCTCGACGCCACCGGCTCGAACCACCTCGACGTCGACGTCGAGGCGAACATCCCGCAGGACACCGTCAACGAGGCGCTGGCCAAGCTGCAGGCCGAACGCGGCACCGAGGTCAGCTACACGCTGCGCGTGCAGGGCGACGAAACCGGCGTGGACCCGTATTCGCTGCAGGTGCTCCAGAGCGCGGCCGCGCACGGCGTCGACGTCACCGTGAACCCGATGGCGATGGAGTTCGGCTCCAGCAAGCCATGGGGCGACGCGGTGATCGCCGCCGCGGAGAGCACGCTCAAGCAGATGAAGGGCATCTGGCCGGACCTCAGCGACGCCGACCTGAAGGCGAAGCTGGGCGTGACGCCGATGATCGGGCGCAACTACAACGGCAACGTCTTCACCCAGGACAACGCCAGGCAGCTCGTCGAGTGGGCGAACACCAACAAGATCGGGCTGCTGTCGTTCTGGTCCGCCGGCCGGGACAACGGCAGCTGCCCCGGCGGCGGCGTCTCCCCAACCTGCAGCAGCATCGACCAGCAGCCGTACGAGTTCACCAAGATCCTCCAGGACTTCACCGGCTGA
- a CDS encoding DUF4157 domain-containing protein: MQRTAVDRALGSSGAPMAGHVRADMEKRLGADFSDVRVHTGSEAASAAHSVQARAFTAGSHIVFGRGHYDTTSAVGKHVLAHELAHVVQQRTGPVSGTDTGDGMKVSDPGDPDERAAEADATRAMRGDPAPERDARTAGPNSGGPDVLQRAVGAELEENHWRVKDEAGKPVPKGTALVHRPYFQLQAEFGGAEQSNIEMVTNPPGVVNRNEWDKMLKGMIALKDELLKQRRQFSAGVLKGGVDEYQLLPAGIFSPSVQVTAGVPLAAMHQLFTELEGLGVKITPRGDVPQQRRPEGEAQRLGPVVEPSKDLLGFINLLDSYLEQGAVDARRTFPKGVFPVLARTDFAAMFGMLPEAERNAIAADVDAWVRLVAERPELKDPLEEDRLLNQWFDDPMDDSRAMEITTTRTEWLTEMVPRDGRPGRDLLTAHGKLGPDDAGLTDREKAERLAAEVRQDVNPKRRDVIPKIGEGVGQRPSTEPIPIPEEGHELRKLIDELRELYAGMGALKTRTDQVKYTGARSMTPAAIVEIRQTGSGKWEHQLETVYQAVEHAISTGGTYTNELTDEQQRLRRSGEQERKAATKSLAHRIKIRVKALLQAARPDKAGKRPAGRNG, encoded by the coding sequence GTGCAGCGCACCGCCGTCGATCGGGCACTGGGTTCTTCGGGTGCGCCGATGGCCGGGCATGTTCGCGCGGACATGGAAAAACGGCTCGGTGCGGATTTCTCCGATGTCCGCGTGCACACCGGATCGGAGGCGGCGAGCGCCGCGCATTCGGTGCAGGCGAGAGCCTTCACCGCGGGTTCGCACATCGTTTTCGGCCGAGGCCATTACGACACCACGTCCGCAGTGGGCAAGCACGTACTGGCACACGAGCTGGCGCACGTCGTGCAGCAGCGCACCGGGCCGGTCTCCGGGACCGACACCGGTGACGGGATGAAAGTTTCCGATCCGGGCGACCCGGACGAGCGCGCCGCCGAGGCCGACGCCACGCGGGCGATGCGCGGCGATCCGGCACCGGAACGGGACGCCCGGACGGCCGGGCCGAATAGCGGCGGACCAGATGTCCTCCAGCGCGCCGTCGGTGCCGAGCTGGAGGAGAACCATTGGCGCGTCAAGGATGAAGCGGGCAAGCCGGTCCCGAAAGGCACTGCGTTGGTGCACCGTCCGTACTTTCAGCTGCAGGCCGAGTTCGGCGGGGCGGAACAGTCCAACATCGAGATGGTGACCAACCCGCCGGGCGTGGTGAATCGCAACGAGTGGGACAAGATGCTGAAAGGAATGATCGCGCTCAAAGACGAATTGCTGAAGCAGCGTCGCCAGTTCTCCGCGGGTGTGCTGAAAGGTGGTGTGGACGAGTATCAGCTGCTGCCAGCGGGAATTTTCTCGCCGAGTGTGCAGGTGACCGCCGGGGTACCGCTCGCGGCGATGCACCAGCTGTTCACCGAATTGGAGGGACTCGGGGTCAAGATCACGCCCCGGGGTGATGTTCCGCAACAGCGACGTCCGGAAGGTGAAGCGCAGCGTCTCGGACCTGTCGTCGAACCGAGCAAGGATCTGCTCGGCTTCATAAACCTGCTGGACAGCTACCTGGAACAGGGTGCTGTGGACGCGAGGCGGACCTTTCCCAAGGGCGTGTTCCCCGTGCTGGCGCGCACCGATTTCGCGGCGATGTTCGGGATGTTGCCCGAGGCGGAACGGAACGCAATCGCGGCCGATGTGGACGCCTGGGTGCGGTTGGTGGCGGAACGACCCGAGCTCAAGGATCCACTGGAAGAGGATCGGCTGCTGAACCAATGGTTCGACGACCCGATGGACGACAGCCGAGCCATGGAGATCACCACCACCAGGACCGAGTGGCTGACGGAAATGGTTCCGCGCGACGGCCGCCCGGGACGGGATCTGCTGACCGCGCACGGCAAACTGGGCCCGGACGATGCGGGGCTCACCGACAGGGAGAAGGCCGAGCGACTCGCGGCCGAGGTGCGCCAGGACGTCAACCCGAAGCGCCGGGACGTCATCCCGAAGATCGGCGAGGGCGTCGGTCAACGCCCGTCGACCGAGCCGATCCCCATCCCGGAAGAAGGGCACGAGCTGCGAAAGCTGATCGACGAACTTCGTGAACTGTATGCCGGGATGGGGGCGCTCAAAACCAGGACGGACCAGGTGAAATACACCGGAGCCCGCTCCATGACTCCTGCGGCCATCGTCGAAATCAGGCAGACCGGGTCGGGGAAGTGGGAGCACCAGCTCGAAACGGTCTACCAAGCGGTCGAGCACGCCATCTCGACCGGTGGCACTTACACCAACGAACTGACCGATGAGCAGCAGCGCTTGCGCAGGAGTGGTGAGCAGGAGCGGAAAGCGGCGACGAAGTCGCTGGCACACCGGATCAAGATCCGCGTCAAGGCTCTCCTGCAAGCTGCCCGGCCGGACAAGGCCGGAAAGCGGCCGGCCGGGCGAAACGGCTGA
- a CDS encoding SAM-dependent methyltransferase, with amino-acid sequence MAAENTPAGTGGRDIDLERPSAARMYDWYLGGKANYAIDREFGKTILEVFPIVRPVALANRYLLHRIVRHLVGRGVRQFVDLGSGVPTVGNVHHVADEVAPDSRVVYVDYEPVAVAHSQRLLDKHGDPERHAVVQADLRSPKSLWKQVRATGVVDPAEPIALLMIAVLHFVPDDDEVEQALVQYRDLLPAGSYLAISHATVDGAQPQRAAEYLQLVQRYDQTANPVRLRSWDETRALFGDFELIEPGMAWAPEWHPEDASPGTGKKLFNTADESVVCAAVGYKAEG; translated from the coding sequence ATGGCGGCCGAGAACACACCTGCCGGCACGGGAGGACGCGATATCGATCTCGAACGTCCGAGCGCTGCGCGAATGTACGACTGGTACCTCGGCGGCAAGGCGAACTACGCGATCGACCGCGAGTTCGGCAAGACGATCCTCGAGGTGTTCCCGATCGTGCGGCCGGTCGCGCTGGCCAACCGCTACCTGCTGCACCGCATCGTGCGGCACCTGGTCGGTCGCGGTGTGCGGCAGTTCGTCGACCTCGGCTCGGGCGTGCCCACGGTCGGCAACGTGCACCACGTGGCCGACGAGGTCGCCCCGGACAGCCGGGTGGTCTACGTCGACTACGAACCCGTCGCGGTGGCGCACTCGCAGCGCTTGCTCGACAAGCACGGCGACCCGGAACGGCACGCCGTGGTGCAGGCCGATCTGCGCTCCCCGAAGTCGCTGTGGAAGCAGGTGCGCGCCACCGGTGTGGTCGATCCGGCGGAACCGATCGCCTTGCTGATGATCGCGGTGCTGCACTTCGTGCCGGACGACGACGAGGTCGAGCAGGCGCTCGTCCAGTACCGCGACCTGCTGCCCGCCGGGTCGTACCTGGCGATCTCACACGCCACTGTGGACGGTGCGCAGCCGCAGCGGGCCGCGGAGTACCTGCAGCTGGTGCAGCGCTACGACCAGACCGCCAATCCCGTCCGGCTGCGGAGCTGGGACGAGACCCGCGCGCTGTTCGGCGACTTCGAGCTGATCGAGCCCGGGATGGCCTGGGCCCCGGAATGGCATCCCGAGGACGCGAGCCCCGGAACGGGCAAGAAGTTGTTCAACACCGCGGACGAGTCCGTCGTCTGCGCCGCGGTCGGCTACAAAGCCGAAGGCTGA
- a CDS encoding substrate-binding domain-containing protein, translating to MGSVWAGLGGIVAEPGTPLAIALAILITITAPLADRFVIRRKRIDYRVLYNSKIGLNPIPQDIASTEADPRLRHLTTTVDRMSVAIIRIRNVGSFDIERKDFETPISCTFGRRVVWDARISEASTDDLHQRAKNNLVFFSDETAPEAANRREQPREPGNNLRALRDWLARRLSSSIEPAQQTPATELGPQWHGVRLTRLSLRRNEKFKLVVVLQEPEDAPAGEITKTIRVDGRIENGWFKDDKAQPRLTWTRLAVGLSVLLTGALIGTSLFGVITREPAHCASGEVQITGSSAFLPIVEEIADEYEKDCSGAKINVAPTSSIDGLDALRNARSDSAPDRAVFSDGRAADTAASEPPAPVALVTYAIVVNNEAGVHEISTADLRAIFSGEKTDWSQVAGGSPGPIKIVDRDDSSGTRRTFERKIAPGTSSGPLPMCDSRELSRQDAPVHCQAADTEALLNRVGTTPGAIGYADAGAAGREVAEDANLTVVPIDATRPEPDNVPRYRFWTVEQLYTAEPVSPDSLLGKFKQYMAAEPALGMLRDAGYPPCADRKATADCRAQ from the coding sequence ATGGGCAGTGTGTGGGCAGGACTCGGCGGCATCGTCGCCGAACCCGGCACCCCGCTCGCGATCGCGCTCGCGATTCTGATCACGATCACCGCGCCGCTGGCGGACCGGTTCGTCATCCGGCGCAAACGCATCGACTACCGGGTGCTCTACAACTCGAAGATCGGCCTGAACCCGATCCCGCAGGACATCGCCTCCACCGAAGCGGACCCGCGACTGCGGCACCTGACCACCACTGTGGACCGGATGAGCGTGGCCATCATCCGGATCCGCAACGTCGGCAGCTTCGACATCGAGCGCAAGGACTTCGAGACGCCGATCTCGTGCACCTTCGGCCGCCGCGTGGTGTGGGACGCGCGGATCTCCGAGGCCAGCACCGACGACCTGCACCAGCGCGCCAAGAACAACCTGGTCTTCTTCTCCGACGAGACGGCACCGGAGGCCGCGAACCGGCGGGAGCAGCCGCGGGAACCGGGCAACAACCTGCGCGCCCTGCGGGACTGGCTCGCCCGCCGCCTGTCCAGCTCGATCGAACCGGCGCAGCAGACCCCGGCGACCGAGCTGGGACCGCAGTGGCACGGGGTCCGGCTGACCCGGCTCTCGTTGCGGCGCAACGAGAAGTTCAAGCTCGTCGTGGTACTGCAGGAGCCCGAGGACGCGCCGGCGGGCGAGATCACCAAGACGATCCGCGTCGACGGCCGCATCGAGAACGGCTGGTTCAAGGACGATAAGGCGCAGCCGCGCTTGACCTGGACCCGGCTGGCGGTGGGGCTGAGCGTGCTGCTCACCGGAGCGTTGATCGGCACTTCGCTGTTCGGCGTGATCACCCGCGAACCCGCGCATTGCGCGAGCGGCGAAGTCCAGATCACCGGCTCCAGCGCGTTCCTGCCGATCGTCGAAGAGATCGCCGACGAGTACGAGAAGGACTGCAGCGGTGCGAAAATAAACGTCGCCCCGACCAGCAGCATCGACGGACTCGACGCGCTGCGCAATGCGCGGAGCGATTCGGCTCCGGACCGGGCGGTGTTCTCCGACGGCCGGGCCGCGGACACCGCCGCGTCCGAACCGCCGGCACCGGTCGCCCTGGTGACTTACGCGATCGTGGTGAACAACGAGGCCGGGGTGCACGAGATCAGCACCGCCGACCTGCGGGCCATCTTCTCCGGCGAGAAGACCGACTGGAGTCAGGTGGCCGGCGGTTCCCCCGGCCCGATCAAGATCGTGGACCGGGACGATTCTTCCGGCACCCGCCGCACGTTCGAGCGCAAGATCGCCCCGGGCACTTCGAGCGGACCGCTGCCGATGTGCGACAGCCGCGAACTGTCCCGGCAGGACGCACCGGTGCACTGCCAGGCCGCCGACACCGAAGCCCTGCTGAACAGGGTCGGGACCACTCCAGGGGCGATCGGTTACGCCGACGCCGGCGCCGCGGGCCGGGAAGTCGCCGAGGACGCGAACCTCACCGTCGTGCCGATCGACGCGACCCGTCCCGAACCGGACAACGTTCCGCGCTACCGCTTCTGGACCGTGGAGCAGCTCTACACCGCGGAACCGGTCTCCCCCGACTCGTTGCTCGGGAAATTCAAGCAGTACATGGCCGCGGAACCCGCCTTGGGAATGCTGCGCGACGCCGGTTACCCGCCATGCGCCGACCGGAAAGCGACTGCCGACTGCCGCGCTCAATGA